In Rhipicephalus microplus isolate Deutch F79 chromosome 9, USDA_Rmic, whole genome shotgun sequence, one genomic interval encodes:
- the LOC142771994 gene encoding uncharacterized protein LOC142771994 produces MQAYVTAGTGIVQRMWHGSMHGSLIWKDCDLFGSFEGTKLPNGWLQAYFSSRAMQLAHMQSKSWSAPLVFCAGRSISIRQDTGINNNVPAVTRGSVLHGHVQCIKNRAQKTNKYKGTASDCSPAQSLQQQKEHIVMSGAAAA; encoded by the exons atgcaagcctatgtcactgctgggactggtaTCGTTCAGCGTATGTGgcatggaagcatgcatggcagcctcatctggaaggactgcgatctgtttgggagcttcgagggcacgaaactgcctaacggctggctgcaag cctatttcagcagcagagcgatgcagcttgcacacatgcaatccaagtcatggagcgctcctttggtgttctgcgcaggacgcagcatatccatccgacaggacactggtatcaacaataatg ttccagcagtaacaaggggttcggtgctccacggtcatgtacagtgtatcaagaacagagcacagaagaccaacaagtataaagggactgccagtgactgttctcctgctcaaagtttacaacagcagaaagagcacatagtgatgtcaggagcagctgctgcttaa